A single genomic interval of Nitrosomonadales bacterium harbors:
- a CDS encoding HAMP domain-containing protein, with the protein MRNIILISVLLGGVLLYLLSSGNANTEVLSLNYYTLLGITGVLAIALTGLVGYQLWRLRNKLKRKVFGAKLTLRLVLFFILISVLPGILVYAVSVQFLGKSIESWFDVRVEKALEGGLNLGRSGLDNSLKELSKKTQFIALLLAEKQPQQFQFALDQLIDEKVAQEAALFTAKGNVIAFSSGNNALLPDMPDAELLRLVLDKGEYEVIDALPNKGLTLRVLVTVNSNTHANGHYILQFSQPVPKQIEEDAETVQAVYRDYQELTLSRLALKRLYAITLTLSLLVVLLTAVSTAFFISERLGSSLEALADGTRAVAQGDFTGQYPIQSSDELGALTGLFNQMTQQLFEAKQSSEQQRREVESAKGYLESVLTHLSSGVMALDNEFRLRSVNTSAAQILSVPLEGMQRMSLSRIAEDHPLLHSFCKTISEAFVETSNGEWQRQIERLSKNGNQILLMRGTRLPQGGEAGYVVVFDDISHLLQAERQAAWGEVARRLAHEIKNPLTPIQLSAERLQHKLNDKLDEADAQLLTRATQTIVSQVAAMKNMVGDFANYARGPALKLSRLDMHRLIKEVLGLYEANATPITLRLDAPRSEISGDTTRLRQVLHNLLQNAQDALAGVARPGIILSTETQNGEIHLQVEDNGPGFSETVLSRAFEPYMTTKTKGTGLGLAIVKKIVEEHGGRIDIKNGASGGALVNIRLPLVEET; encoded by the coding sequence ATGAGAAACATAATTCTCATCAGTGTATTGCTCGGCGGGGTATTGCTGTACCTATTGTCCAGCGGCAACGCGAATACCGAAGTACTTTCACTCAATTACTACACCCTGCTGGGAATCACCGGCGTGCTGGCGATCGCGTTGACGGGGTTGGTTGGTTATCAGCTATGGCGTCTGCGCAACAAACTCAAGCGCAAGGTATTCGGGGCAAAGTTGACGTTAAGACTGGTCCTGTTTTTCATACTGATCTCGGTCTTGCCCGGAATTCTGGTTTACGCCGTATCGGTGCAGTTTCTGGGTAAGAGTATTGAGTCATGGTTCGATGTGCGCGTGGAAAAAGCCCTGGAAGGCGGGCTCAATCTTGGCAGAAGCGGATTGGACAACAGCCTGAAAGAACTGAGCAAGAAAACCCAGTTCATTGCCTTGTTGCTGGCAGAAAAGCAACCGCAGCAATTCCAGTTCGCGCTGGATCAATTGATAGATGAAAAGGTGGCTCAGGAAGCGGCATTGTTTACCGCCAAAGGAAATGTGATTGCATTTTCTTCGGGTAATAATGCGCTTTTACCGGATATGCCGGATGCGGAATTGTTACGCCTGGTTTTGGATAAGGGTGAATATGAAGTTATCGACGCCCTGCCGAACAAGGGATTGACCTTGCGTGTCCTGGTGACGGTGAATTCCAATACTCACGCGAACGGGCATTATATTCTGCAGTTTTCACAACCGGTGCCCAAGCAAATAGAAGAAGATGCAGAAACGGTCCAGGCCGTATATCGCGATTATCAGGAACTGACACTATCGCGACTTGCACTGAAAAGACTCTATGCGATTACACTGACGCTATCACTGCTAGTGGTTTTGTTGACGGCGGTATCGACAGCCTTTTTCATCAGCGAACGGCTGGGATCCTCCCTGGAAGCATTGGCGGACGGGACGCGGGCAGTAGCACAGGGCGACTTTACCGGCCAGTATCCGATTCAAAGCAGCGACGAATTAGGCGCTTTGACAGGCCTGTTCAACCAGATGACACAACAACTGTTCGAGGCCAAACAGTCCAGCGAACAGCAGCGACGGGAAGTGGAGAGCGCAAAAGGCTATCTGGAAAGTGTGCTGACCCATCTGTCTTCCGGCGTTATGGCGTTGGATAATGAATTCCGCCTCCGTTCCGTGAATACCAGCGCCGCCCAAATTCTGTCCGTTCCACTGGAAGGAATGCAGCGCATGTCGTTAAGCCGGATTGCCGAAGACCATCCTTTGTTGCATTCGTTTTGCAAAACCATCAGCGAAGCCTTTGTCGAAACCTCCAACGGGGAATGGCAGAGGCAAATAGAACGATTAAGCAAGAATGGCAATCAGATATTGCTGATGCGCGGAACACGTTTGCCACAAGGAGGGGAGGCGGGTTATGTGGTGGTGTTCGACGACATCAGCCATTTGCTGCAGGCTGAACGACAAGCCGCATGGGGAGAAGTCGCGCGCCGTCTTGCGCACGAGATCAAGAACCCGCTTACTCCGATACAGCTTTCGGCAGAACGTCTGCAACACAAATTGAACGACAAGTTGGATGAAGCTGATGCCCAGTTATTGACGCGCGCAACGCAGACCATAGTCAGTCAGGTGGCTGCAATGAAGAACATGGTGGGCGACTTCGCAAATTATGCCCGTGGTCCAGCCTTGAAATTGTCACGTCTTGATATGCACAGGCTGATCAAGGAGGTCTTGGGGCTGTATGAGGCAAATGCCACCCCCATTACATTAAGACTGGATGCTCCGCGAAGTGAAATTAGCGGAGACACAACACGGTTAAGGCAAGTACTCCATAATTTGCTGCAGAATGCACAAGATGCGCTGGCCGGAGTTGCGCGGCCCGGAATCATATTGAGTACGGAAACACAAAACGGCGAGATTCATTTGCAGGTTGAAGATAATGGCCCCGGATTTTCCGAGACAGTACTATCGCGCGCCTTCGAGCCGTACATGACAACCAAAACCAAAGGCACCGGTCTGGGGTTGGCAATTGTGAAAAAAATCGTCGAGGAACATGGCGGTCGAATCGACATTAAAAATGGTGCGAGCGGCGGGGCTCTTGTCAATATCCGTTTGCCGCTGGTTGAGGAGACATAA
- a CDS encoding response regulator, which produces MASKQILVVDDEIGIRELLSEILFDEGYQVHLAENAGQARSYRNEHEPDLVLLDIWMPDTDGVTLLREWVEQDLLTMPVIMMSGHGTIETAVEATRIGAVDFLEKPVSLQKLLSTVAAAFKDGAPKPPMSTDGEREQKITLSIDGQEQHFSLPLNLPLREAREYFDALYFDYHLKKELGNVARVAEKVGLERTHLYRKLKQLGIKFAKKGNENAVQ; this is translated from the coding sequence ATGGCAAGCAAGCAAATATTGGTGGTCGATGATGAAATAGGTATCCGCGAATTACTGTCGGAAATCCTGTTCGACGAGGGTTATCAGGTTCATCTGGCCGAAAATGCCGGGCAGGCGCGGAGTTACCGGAACGAGCATGAGCCCGACCTGGTTCTGCTTGATATCTGGATGCCCGACACCGATGGTGTGACCCTGCTCAGGGAATGGGTTGAACAGGATCTGCTGACCATGCCAGTCATAATGATGTCGGGGCACGGAACAATTGAAACGGCTGTCGAGGCGACACGTATTGGGGCCGTGGATTTTCTGGAGAAACCTGTTTCACTGCAAAAATTGCTCAGCACGGTTGCCGCAGCTTTCAAGGATGGCGCGCCCAAACCGCCGATGTCGACGGACGGAGAGCGGGAACAAAAAATTACTTTGAGCATTGATGGTCAAGAACAGCATTTTTCATTGCCGCTGAACTTGCCGTTACGCGAGGCGCGGGAGTATTTTGACGCCCTGTATTTCGATTACCATTTGAAGAAAGAGCTCGGCAATGTTGCCCGGGTAGCTGAGAAAGTGGGTTTGGAGAGAACCCATTTGTATCGAAAACTCAAGCAACTGGGAATCAAATTTGCCAAAAAAGGCAATGAGAACGCCGTCCAGTAA
- the tkt gene encoding transketolase yields the protein MSAARNVTPPKYNDITGAIRMLAVDAVQKANSGHPGAPMGMAEIADVLWNRYLRHNPANPKWPDRDRFILSNGHGSMLVYALLHLSGYDLPIDELKRFRQMHSKTPGHPEYGYTPGVETTGGPLGQGITNAVGMAMAEKLLANEFNKPGHEIVNHNTYVFLGDGCMMEGISHEACALAGTWGLGKLTAFWDDNNISIDGHIDGWYTDDTAKRFEAYGWHVIADVQGHDPEAIDAAIKAAHAVTDKPTLICCKTVIGAGSPNKEGTHDVHGAALGDAEVAATREHIGWKYPPFEIPAHVYEAWDARTKGEGLEKLWNNKFAEYKKAFPKEAAEFERRVKGELPANWAAHAAEFIAKTNEKAETVATRKASQNAINGLQPALPEFLGGSADLTGSNLTNWTGAHHVSGKKPGNYISYGVREFGMSHIMNGMALHGGFLPFGGTFLMFSEYARNALRMSALMKQRVIYVFTHDSIGLGEDGPTHQPVEQTATLRYIPNMEVWRPCDTVESAVAWVAAVERTDGPSSLIFSRQNLAFQKRDAAQIANIRKGAYVLSEAAGGKPQAVIIATGSEVSLALSAQTALAAEGVNVRVVSMPSTNVFDKQDQAYKDSVLPKGVKRVAVEAGVTGGWYKYVLDGAVVGMDTFGESAPAPELFKHFGFTTENVVKAVKSVL from the coding sequence ATGTCAGCAGCGCGTAATGTAACCCCACCAAAATACAACGACATCACAGGCGCAATCCGCATGCTGGCAGTCGATGCCGTCCAGAAAGCTAATTCCGGTCACCCGGGAGCTCCGATGGGCATGGCGGAAATCGCCGATGTGCTGTGGAACCGTTATCTGCGTCACAATCCGGCCAACCCGAAATGGCCCGATCGCGACCGTTTCATCCTGTCCAACGGCCATGGCTCGATGCTGGTCTATGCACTGCTGCACCTGTCCGGCTACGACCTCCCGATCGACGAGCTGAAGCGTTTCCGCCAGATGCATTCCAAGACTCCGGGACACCCTGAGTACGGTTATACCCCTGGTGTGGAAACTACCGGAGGTCCGCTCGGTCAGGGTATCACTAATGCAGTGGGTATGGCGATGGCCGAGAAGCTGCTGGCCAATGAATTCAACAAGCCCGGCCACGAGATCGTCAACCATAATACCTACGTATTTCTGGGCGACGGCTGCATGATGGAGGGCATCTCGCATGAGGCCTGTGCACTGGCGGGTACCTGGGGGCTGGGCAAGCTGACCGCGTTCTGGGATGACAACAACATTTCCATCGACGGCCACATAGACGGTTGGTATACAGACGACACAGCCAAGCGTTTCGAAGCCTATGGCTGGCATGTCATCGCCGACGTGCAGGGTCATGATCCCGAGGCGATCGACGCTGCCATCAAGGCTGCGCATGCAGTCACTGACAAGCCGACACTGATCTGTTGCAAGACCGTTATCGGCGCGGGTTCCCCCAACAAGGAAGGCACACACGACGTGCACGGCGCTGCACTGGGCGATGCAGAAGTCGCCGCGACCCGTGAGCATATCGGCTGGAAATATCCTCCGTTCGAGATTCCCGCACATGTCTACGAGGCATGGGATGCGCGCACCAAAGGCGAAGGGCTGGAAAAGCTGTGGAACAACAAGTTCGCCGAATACAAAAAAGCATTTCCGAAAGAAGCTGCCGAGTTCGAACGCCGCGTCAAGGGTGAACTGCCGGCCAACTGGGCGGCCCATGCAGCCGAGTTCATCGCCAAGACCAACGAAAAGGCGGAGACCGTTGCCACACGCAAAGCATCGCAAAACGCCATTAACGGATTGCAACCTGCGTTACCGGAGTTCCTTGGTGGATCTGCCGACCTGACCGGTTCCAATCTGACCAACTGGACGGGCGCGCACCATGTTTCCGGCAAAAAGCCCGGCAACTACATCAGCTATGGCGTGCGCGAGTTCGGTATGTCGCACATCATGAACGGTATGGCACTGCACGGCGGTTTCCTGCCGTTCGGCGGCACCTTCCTGATGTTCTCCGAATATGCCCGCAATGCATTGCGCATGTCGGCGCTGATGAAACAGCGCGTGATCTATGTGTTCACCCACGACTCCATCGGTCTGGGCGAAGACGGTCCGACCCACCAGCCGGTCGAGCAGACTGCCACGCTGCGTTACATCCCCAACATGGAGGTCTGGCGTCCGTGCGACACCGTTGAGTCCGCCGTGGCATGGGTTGCTGCAGTCGAGCGCACCGACGGTCCTTCCAGCCTGATCTTCAGCCGCCAGAATCTGGCGTTCCAGAAGCGTGATGCGGCGCAGATCGCCAACATCCGCAAGGGTGCATATGTTCTGTCCGAAGCAGCGGGTGGAAAGCCGCAGGCCGTGATCATCGCTACCGGTTCCGAAGTGTCGCTGGCATTGAGCGCACAGACGGCGTTGGCGGCGGAAGGGGTCAATGTACGGGTGGTTTCTATGCCGTCGACCAATGTGTTCGACAAGCAGGATCAGGCCTACAAGGACAGCGTATTGCCCAAGGGCGTCAAGCGCGTCGCGGTCGAGGCTGGCGTGACCGGCGGTTGGTACAAGTACGTGCTGGACGGTGCTGTGGTCGGCATGGATACCTTCGGCGAATCCGCTCCGGCCCCCGAACTGTTCAAGCACTTCGGCTTCACGACGGAGAATGTCGTCAAGGCCGTGAAAAGCGTACTGTAA
- the gap gene encoding type I glyceraldehyde-3-phosphate dehydrogenase produces the protein MAIKVGINGFGRIGRMAFRAIAKDFPEFEVVAINDLLDADYLAYMLKYDSVHGNFKGDIKVEGNSMVVNGKKIRLTAETDPTNLKWTEVGAELVLECTGFFLDEEGCKKHLAAGAKKVVISAPSKDKTPMFVYGVNHTAYKGEAIVSAASCTTNCLAPVAKVLNDNWGIKRGLMTTVHAATATQKTVDGPSKKDWRGGRGILENIIPSSTGAAKAVGKVLPELNGKLTGMAFRVPTSDVSVVDLTVELNKEAKYEDICAAMKAASQNGDISKTLGYTDEKVVSTDFRGCGYSSIFDSEAGIALDGTFVKIVAWYDNEYGYTCNMMRFALHVAK, from the coding sequence ATGGCTATCAAAGTTGGCATCAATGGTTTCGGTCGTATCGGCCGCATGGCGTTCCGCGCAATTGCAAAGGACTTTCCGGAATTTGAAGTGGTCGCTATCAACGACCTGCTGGACGCGGACTATCTGGCATACATGCTGAAATACGACTCCGTGCATGGCAATTTCAAGGGTGATATCAAGGTTGAAGGCAACAGCATGGTGGTGAACGGCAAGAAAATCCGCCTGACTGCCGAAACTGACCCGACAAACCTGAAGTGGACCGAAGTCGGTGCTGAACTGGTTCTGGAATGTACCGGTTTCTTCCTGGACGAAGAAGGCTGCAAGAAGCACCTCGCAGCAGGCGCAAAGAAGGTCGTGATCTCCGCTCCTTCCAAGGACAAGACCCCGATGTTCGTGTACGGCGTGAATCACACCGCCTACAAGGGCGAAGCCATCGTTTCTGCCGCTTCCTGCACCACCAACTGTCTGGCACCGGTCGCCAAAGTGCTGAACGACAACTGGGGCATCAAGCGCGGCCTGATGACCACCGTGCATGCTGCCACAGCGACCCAGAAAACTGTTGACGGTCCGTCCAAGAAAGACTGGCGCGGCGGCCGCGGCATTCTGGAGAACATCATCCCCTCCTCCACTGGCGCAGCCAAGGCGGTAGGCAAAGTGTTGCCAGAGCTGAATGGCAAGCTGACCGGCATGGCGTTCCGCGTGCCGACTTCCGACGTTTCCGTGGTCGACCTGACCGTCGAGTTGAACAAGGAAGCCAAGTACGAAGACATCTGCGCGGCAATGAAGGCGGCATCGCAGAATGGCGACATCAGCAAGACGCTGGGTTACACCGACGAGAAGGTGGTTTCGACCGACTTCCGCGGTTGCGGCTATTCGTCGATCTTCGATTCCGAAGCCGGTATTGCACTGGACGGCACTTTCGTGAAGATCGTTGCCTGGTACGACAACGAGTACGGGTACACCTGCAACATGATGCGTTTCGCATTGCATGTAGCCAAGTAA
- a CDS encoding phosphoglycerate kinase, which yields MSVIKMTDLDLKGKRVLIRSDLNVPVKDGKVTSDARITASMATINAALNAGAKVMVTSHLGRPEEGVYSEENSLKPVADTIANKLGKPVRLIKDWVDGGFSVADGELVLLENCRFNKGEKKSNDELSKKYAALCDVFVMDAFGTAHRAEASTHGVAKFAPVAAAGILLTEELEALTKALLSPARPMVAIVGGSKVSTKLTVLESLSEKCEQLVVGGGIANTFIKATGGNVGKSLCEGDLVPTAQALIEKMKQRGANIPIAVDVVCGKKFDANEPAVLKNVGEVADDDMIFDIGPKSAQELADIIMKAGTVVWNGPVGVFEFDQFGDGTKTIAKAIAETKAFTLAGGGDTIAAIQKYDIYDKVSYISTAGGAFLEFLEGKTLPAVAILEERAKQ from the coding sequence ATGTCTGTGATCAAAATGACCGACCTGGATCTCAAGGGCAAGCGCGTCCTGATCCGTTCCGACCTGAACGTCCCCGTCAAAGACGGCAAGGTAACTTCCGATGCGCGGATTACTGCTTCCATGGCAACCATCAACGCCGCACTGAATGCCGGCGCAAAAGTTATGGTGACTTCCCATTTGGGCCGCCCGGAAGAAGGTGTTTATTCCGAAGAAAACTCGCTTAAGCCTGTGGCTGACACCATTGCCAATAAACTGGGCAAGCCCGTGCGCCTGATCAAGGATTGGGTGGATGGCGGTTTCAGTGTTGCCGATGGCGAACTGGTGCTGCTGGAGAACTGCCGTTTCAACAAGGGCGAGAAAAAGAGCAACGACGAACTGTCGAAGAAATACGCTGCACTGTGCGATGTGTTTGTGATGGACGCGTTCGGTACCGCGCACCGCGCCGAGGCATCGACTCACGGTGTCGCCAAGTTTGCACCCGTGGCGGCTGCGGGTATCCTGCTAACTGAAGAACTCGAGGCCCTGACCAAGGCGCTGTTGAGCCCTGCACGTCCGATGGTTGCCATCGTCGGTGGCTCCAAGGTCTCCACCAAGCTGACCGTGCTGGAGTCGTTGTCCGAGAAGTGCGAACAGCTGGTAGTGGGCGGTGGTATCGCCAACACCTTCATCAAGGCGACCGGCGGTAACGTCGGCAAGTCTTTGTGCGAAGGTGATCTGGTTCCGACTGCTCAAGCGCTGATCGAAAAAATGAAACAGCGCGGCGCCAATATTCCCATCGCCGTGGACGTGGTGTGCGGCAAGAAATTCGACGCCAATGAACCGGCCGTGCTGAAGAATGTGGGCGAAGTGGCGGATGACGACATGATCTTCGACATCGGTCCCAAGTCAGCTCAGGAACTGGCCGACATCATCATGAAGGCGGGTACCGTGGTATGGAACGGCCCCGTTGGCGTGTTCGAATTCGACCAGTTCGGTGATGGTACCAAGACCATTGCCAAGGCGATTGCCGAAACCAAGGCGTTCACCCTCGCGGGTGGCGGCGACACGATTGCGGCAATCCAGAAATACGATATCTATGACAAGGTGTCCTACATTTCTACCGCGGGCGGTGCTTTCCTTGAATTCCTCGAAGGCAAGACCTTGCCTGCCGTGGCGATTCTGGAAGAGCGCGCCAAACAATAA
- the pyk gene encoding pyruvate kinase, with product MLRRTKIVATLGPASSDQKVLEQMIRAGVDLVRMNFSHGSAQDHMERAETVRAAALAVGRTVGILADLQGPKIRVRKFENDKIVLKKGATFILDAALEGNGNQERVGLDYKDLPKDVSQGSILLLNDGMLEFEVVEVRGQEVVCTVIRGGVLSNNKGINRKGGGLTAPALTDKDKEDIKTAAMIKADYLAISFPRTGDDMRYARELMEAAGGKSMLMAKIERAEAIPVLDDIIDASDAIMVARGDLSVEVGDAAVPGLQKRMIKMARAKNRLVITATQMMESMITHPIPTRAEVSDVANAVLDGTDAVMLSAETAVGDYPVETIEAMARICSKAEREAEDNAIDCRSTNQSFLRIDQSIAMSALFAASHFNVKAIVAMTQSGSTALWMSRVNAGVPIFALTPVPETLTKVTLFSGVHPVLFPSSVRKTSQELIDAELQLVKMGYLEEGDLVVVTVGEAVGKSGHTNTMKIVRVGDHRKNSIQ from the coding sequence ATGCTGCGCAGAACCAAAATAGTTGCAACGCTGGGGCCCGCCTCCAGCGACCAGAAGGTATTGGAACAAATGATCCGCGCCGGAGTCGATCTGGTGCGGATGAATTTTTCACATGGCTCGGCACAGGATCATATGGAACGGGCGGAAACGGTCCGGGCTGCAGCGCTTGCTGTGGGTCGTACCGTGGGTATCCTGGCCGATCTGCAGGGGCCCAAGATCCGTGTGCGCAAATTCGAGAACGACAAGATCGTGCTGAAAAAAGGCGCGACCTTCATTCTGGATGCCGCGCTGGAAGGAAACGGCAATCAGGAACGTGTCGGACTCGACTACAAGGATCTGCCCAAGGATGTAAGCCAGGGCTCCATCTTGTTGCTGAACGACGGCATGCTGGAATTCGAGGTGGTCGAAGTCCGGGGGCAGGAAGTCGTCTGTACGGTCATTCGCGGGGGCGTGCTTTCCAACAACAAGGGCATCAACCGCAAGGGCGGCGGCCTGACCGCGCCGGCGCTGACCGACAAGGACAAGGAAGATATCAAGACGGCCGCAATGATCAAGGCCGACTATCTGGCGATATCCTTTCCGCGTACCGGCGATGACATGCGCTATGCGCGTGAACTGATGGAGGCCGCAGGTGGGAAAAGCATGCTGATGGCCAAGATCGAACGTGCCGAAGCCATCCCCGTGCTGGACGACATCATCGATGCATCCGACGCCATCATGGTGGCGCGCGGAGACTTGAGTGTGGAGGTGGGCGACGCGGCGGTACCGGGACTGCAGAAGCGCATGATCAAGATGGCGCGTGCCAAGAACCGGCTGGTCATCACAGCGACCCAGATGATGGAGTCGATGATCACCCATCCAATCCCGACGCGCGCCGAGGTTTCTGATGTGGCCAACGCGGTTCTGGATGGAACAGATGCGGTGATGCTGTCGGCCGAAACGGCCGTTGGCGATTATCCGGTTGAAACCATCGAAGCGATGGCGCGCATCTGCAGCAAGGCCGAGCGCGAAGCCGAGGACAATGCCATCGACTGTCGTAGTACAAACCAGAGCTTCTTGCGCATCGACCAGTCCATTGCGATGTCGGCTTTGTTCGCCGCTTCGCATTTCAACGTGAAAGCGATCGTGGCCATGACGCAATCCGGGTCTACCGCCTTGTGGATGTCACGTGTCAACGCGGGCGTGCCGATCTTCGCCTTGACCCCGGTGCCGGAGACGCTTACCAAGGTAACCTTGTTCAGCGGTGTGCATCCGGTACTGTTTCCAAGCTCGGTGAGAAAGACTTCACAGGAGCTGATTGATGCCGAACTGCAGCTGGTGAAAATGGGTTATCTGGAAGAAGGTGACCTGGTCGTGGTGACCGTAGGAGAAGCCGTGGGCAAATCTGGGCATACCAACACGATGAAAATCGTGAGGGTGGGCGATCACCGCAAGAACAGCATCCAATAA
- a CDS encoding fructose-bisphosphate aldolase class II encodes MALVSLRQLLDHAAENGYGLPAFNVNNLEQVKAIMEAADECNSPVIMQGSAGARKYAGEPFLRHLIEAAVEMYPHIPVVMHQDHGASEAVCINAIRSGFSSVMMDGSLMTDGKTPSSFDYNVNITRSVVNMSHAVGVSVEGELGCLGSLESGMGEKEDGHGAEGELSHDQLLTDPDEAAEFVKLTQVDALAIAIGTSHGAYKFTKPPTGDTLAISRIKEIHARIPNTHLVMHGSSSVPQEWLEIINQFGGAMPQTYGVPVEEIVEGIKHGVRKVNIDTDLRMASTGSTRRYLSQNPKDFDPRKFLAETTKAMRAICKARYEAFGSAGMAGKIKPISLDSMATRYSKGELNAVIK; translated from the coding sequence ATGGCACTTGTATCCCTACGTCAACTACTCGATCATGCGGCGGAAAACGGTTATGGCCTGCCCGCGTTCAACGTGAACAATCTGGAGCAGGTCAAGGCCATCATGGAGGCGGCCGACGAATGCAACAGCCCGGTGATCATGCAAGGCTCGGCAGGCGCGCGCAAATATGCGGGTGAGCCGTTCCTGCGCCACCTCATCGAAGCTGCTGTGGAAATGTATCCGCACATCCCTGTCGTCATGCACCAGGATCACGGCGCCTCCGAAGCGGTCTGCATCAACGCCATTCGTTCCGGCTTTTCCAGCGTGATGATGGACGGCTCGCTGATGACCGATGGCAAGACACCTTCCTCCTTCGATTACAACGTCAACATCACCCGCAGTGTCGTGAACATGTCACATGCAGTCGGTGTCTCCGTCGAAGGTGAACTGGGCTGTCTGGGCTCGCTGGAAAGCGGTATGGGTGAGAAGGAAGACGGTCACGGCGCAGAAGGCGAACTGAGCCACGACCAACTGCTGACCGATCCTGATGAAGCCGCCGAATTCGTCAAGTTGACCCAGGTAGACGCTTTGGCGATCGCCATCGGCACTTCACATGGCGCGTACAAGTTCACCAAGCCGCCCACTGGCGACACGCTGGCGATCAGCCGCATCAAGGAGATCCATGCGCGCATCCCCAACACCCACCTGGTGATGCACGGTTCATCCTCGGTGCCGCAGGAATGGCTGGAGATCATCAACCAGTTCGGCGGTGCGATGCCCCAGACCTACGGTGTACCGGTCGAAGAGATCGTCGAAGGCATCAAGCACGGCGTACGCAAGGTGAACATCGATACCGACCTGCGCATGGCTTCCACCGGCTCGACCCGTCGCTATCTGTCGCAGAATCCCAAGGACTTCGATCCACGCAAGTTCCTTGCTGAAACCACCAAGGCGATGCGCGCGATCTGCAAGGCTCGTTACGAAGCCTTCGGATCCGCAGGTATGGCCGGGAAGATCAAGCCGATCTCGCTGGACTCGATGGCGACCCGCTACAGCAAGGGTGAGTTGAACGCAGTCATCAAGTAA
- a CDS encoding prepilin-type N-terminal cleavage/methylation domain-containing protein, with protein sequence MNKQKGFTLVELMVVVAIVAILAAVAVPAYGNYVQRGKLTEAMTELAAMRVKLEQYYQDSRTYEGGCTAGTVAPLPTGTKYFTYDCPILTASAFTARATGVAAEGVGDFIYTIDQNNTKVTDDAPADWTGIPANCWLTKQGQTC encoded by the coding sequence ATGAACAAACAGAAGGGATTCACATTGGTAGAACTGATGGTGGTAGTCGCCATCGTTGCGATTCTGGCAGCCGTTGCCGTGCCGGCATACGGTAACTATGTGCAGCGCGGCAAATTGACCGAAGCAATGACAGAGCTTGCGGCGATGCGCGTGAAACTCGAGCAATACTATCAGGATAGCCGAACTTATGAGGGAGGGTGTACTGCCGGTACTGTGGCGCCTTTGCCGACAGGCACCAAATATTTCACCTACGACTGCCCTATCCTGACGGCCTCTGCATTTACGGCGCGTGCGACAGGCGTGGCAGCCGAGGGGGTGGGCGATTTCATCTACACCATCGACCAGAACAATACCAAAGTGACTGACGATGCGCCGGCAGACTGGACAGGAATCCCGGCAAACTGCTGGCTCACCAAACAAGGCCAGACATGCTGA
- a CDS encoding GspH/FimT family pseudopilin: MERKQRGVTMIELLIAIVIMGLLMTMGMPAFNLWTQNIQTRGAAESILNGLQLARTEAVRRNTNVRLDLTDATGVVSWTVGCVTVTADCPANIQSYSNEAGKNARVGVSVAALPAPIPANHFDVPLTIGNGLPAGVTFDGIGRMPVANIGADISRIDVMNAANANARRMVIVVEVGGQVRMCDPALPRATNPQGCA, translated from the coding sequence ATGGAGCGCAAACAACGCGGCGTGACCATGATCGAATTGCTGATCGCGATCGTGATCATGGGCCTGCTCATGACCATGGGCATGCCCGCGTTTAACCTGTGGACGCAAAACATCCAGACCAGAGGTGCGGCGGAATCGATACTGAATGGTTTGCAACTGGCGCGCACCGAAGCGGTAAGACGCAATACAAACGTGCGCCTCGATCTGACGGACGCCACTGGGGTCGTGTCCTGGACGGTAGGCTGCGTCACGGTGACGGCAGATTGCCCGGCGAACATCCAGAGCTACAGCAACGAGGCCGGCAAGAATGCCCGTGTAGGTGTAAGCGTGGCAGCACTCCCCGCCCCCATCCCCGCCAATCATTTCGATGTGCCGCTCACGATCGGTAACGGATTGCCCGCAGGCGTCACGTTCGACGGGATCGGACGCATGCCTGTCGCCAACATCGGCGCCGACATTTCCCGGATTGACGTGATGAATGCGGCCAATGCCAATGCCAGACGCATGGTGATCGTGGTCGAGGTCGGCGGCCAAGTGCGCATGTGCGATCCGGCGTTGCCGCGCGCGACCAATCCGCAAGGCTGTGCATGA